A genome region from Tolypothrix sp. PCC 7712 includes the following:
- a CDS encoding tetratricopeptide repeat protein: MSVNDTAHTDNFSWNRQVYHRLKLALSLNLRRQLFLAVCDDLHLRNQVAARLHSTLAYPVGQILYQPEDSLESSTPAYPRLATLRLNLNDPNPIAQINQWLTSYPPPIIGASKDTPGRPLPIPAFQIVGVELLTKQPVAVQRLFLHYLRLSEEYLANQESNSFLESSLLLWVPRPWLSAIQQSAPQFWRYRTGVFMFAGEPTPTSHNGGYPERFAGSRSLDFDDFEPSLLEEAVAQAELKAVESNELKFEDELDFEPEAPVDTTPLPAVPISTSEILQIQGKPEAPLAISNNGNKLPQLPSLAHISKDLTELVLETINSKIIQDDEDVSLAQQMLVEIEKLHSQEASGEALSAAYHRLGNYYRLRIEQGQSNLENIMVAILAYQEAVTFDETSPQLPDILNDLGTLYWMLYRTPPNSEEGQTYIEQGIEFYKLALKLISPQTNPETYARVQNNLGTAYGDLARFGNPAESWQQAVIAYNEALRYRTTAMEPLKYAACQNNLGTAYWHLGQYNQPVFNLKKAIAAYNLALAHYSPEYEPLKYGMIQNNIGTAYWNLAQYEQPAHHLKMAIDVYTDALKYRTPAAVPSGCAATENNLGTAYWHLANLSQTTKEQRHKYLQLCIAAYDEALALAHSLNPAVLSFDVLSTHNNLGLAHYQIATDQYFNADKKVRSQHLEAALENHLHALNGLSKQSEAYQTTFSYVVKTVRAFHSELGIQGQNQALSKVPSHLLPEILPKI; this comes from the coding sequence ATGAGCGTGAATGATACTGCACACACAGATAATTTCTCTTGGAATCGGCAAGTATATCACCGATTAAAACTTGCTTTAAGCCTGAATTTGCGAAGGCAATTGTTCTTGGCAGTTTGTGATGATTTACACTTAAGAAATCAAGTAGCCGCCCGTTTGCATTCTACTTTGGCTTATCCTGTTGGACAAATACTTTATCAACCAGAAGATAGCCTTGAAAGTAGTACGCCAGCTTATCCGCGTTTAGCGACTTTGCGTTTAAATTTAAACGATCCCAATCCCATCGCGCAGATAAATCAATGGCTCACTAGTTATCCACCGCCAATTATTGGCGCATCAAAAGATACCCCCGGACGACCTTTACCGATACCAGCGTTTCAAATTGTTGGTGTCGAGTTACTGACTAAGCAACCAGTAGCAGTACAGCGATTATTCTTACATTACCTACGCTTAAGCGAAGAGTATTTAGCTAACCAAGAGTCCAACAGTTTCCTCGAATCTAGTTTGCTGTTGTGGGTACCGCGTCCTTGGTTATCTGCAATTCAGCAGTCAGCACCACAGTTTTGGCGTTATCGTACTGGTGTATTTATGTTTGCTGGCGAACCAACGCCAACATCTCATAATGGTGGCTATCCAGAACGTTTTGCAGGCTCGAGAAGTTTAGATTTTGATGATTTTGAACCATCCCTGTTAGAAGAAGCAGTGGCTCAGGCGGAACTCAAAGCTGTAGAAAGTAATGAGCTGAAGTTTGAAGATGAATTAGATTTTGAGCCAGAAGCACCAGTAGATACCACACCACTGCCTGCTGTACCAATTTCCACATCAGAAATCTTACAAATTCAGGGTAAGCCAGAAGCACCCCTAGCAATATCGAATAATGGCAATAAGCTTCCACAATTGCCATCGCTAGCTCATATTAGTAAGGATTTAACTGAGCTAGTACTAGAAACCATTAATTCTAAGATTATTCAAGATGACGAGGATGTTTCTCTAGCGCAGCAAATGCTAGTTGAAATTGAGAAATTGCATTCACAGGAAGCATCTGGGGAAGCATTATCAGCAGCTTATCATCGCTTAGGCAACTACTATCGCCTCCGCATTGAACAAGGGCAATCAAATTTAGAAAACATCATGGTAGCAATTCTCGCCTACCAAGAGGCAGTTACCTTTGATGAAACCTCACCCCAGCTACCTGATATTTTGAATGACTTGGGTACACTCTACTGGATGCTATATCGCACACCACCCAATTCTGAGGAAGGACAAACTTATATTGAGCAGGGAATTGAATTTTATAAATTAGCTTTAAAACTAATATCACCCCAAACCAACCCAGAAACTTACGCGCGGGTGCAAAATAATTTAGGCACAGCTTACGGTGATTTAGCGCGGTTTGGTAACCCAGCCGAAAGTTGGCAGCAAGCAGTGATAGCGTATAACGAAGCACTACGCTATCGTACAACCGCAATGGAGCCATTAAAGTACGCAGCTTGCCAGAATAACTTGGGTACTGCTTACTGGCATTTAGGGCAATACAATCAACCTGTATTCAATTTAAAAAAAGCGATCGCAGCTTATAATTTAGCACTGGCTCACTATAGCCCTGAATATGAGCCGCTTAAATATGGCATGATTCAAAACAACATCGGTACAGCCTACTGGAATCTAGCCCAATACGAGCAACCAGCGCACCATCTGAAGATGGCTATTGATGTTTATACCGACGCTTTAAAATATCGCACACCTGCGGCTGTTCCTAGTGGCTGTGCAGCTACAGAAAATAATTTGGGAACGGCATATTGGCATTTAGCAAATCTTTCGCAAACCACTAAAGAACAACGGCATAAATATTTGCAATTGTGCATTGCTGCTTATGACGAAGCATTAGCATTAGCTCACTCACTTAACCCTGCTGTTTTAAGTTTTGATGTCCTATCTACGCACAATAACTTAGGATTAGCTCATTATCAAATTGCCACAGATCAATATTTTAATGCTGATAAAAAAGTCCGTTCACAACATTTAGAAGCAGCATTAGAAAATCATTTGCACGCCTTAAATGGATTAAGTAAACAATCAGAAGCTTATCAAACCACTTTTTCTTATGTCGTTAAAACAGTACGTGCCTTCCACAGTGAGCTAGGAATTCAAGGACAAAATCAAGCTTTATCAAAAGTGCCTTCTCATTTGTTACCAGAAATTTTGCCGAAGATTTAG
- a CDS encoding HhoA/HhoB/HtrA family serine endopeptidase, producing MRFPKLTRSIRQLSSHVLAIFLGVVLTFTTLRVLPSEAEPAPKATTANPSELLAQRQSPASSVIGSSSFVTAAVNRVGPAVVRIDTERTITRRNDPFFEDPFFRQFFGDGFSQQPSREQLRGLGSGFILDKSGLVLTNAHVVDKADRVTVRLKDGRTFDGKVQGIDEVTDLAVVKINAGNDLPVAPLGSSSNVQVGDWAIAVGNPLGFDNTVTLGIVSTLKRSSAQVGITDKRLEFIQTDAAINPGNSGGPLLNGTGEVIGINTAIRADAMGIGFAIPIDKAKAIAEQLQRTGKVAHPYLGVQMVSLTPELAKQNNTDPNSPIQIPEVNGVLVMRVVPNSPAASAGIRRGDVIVQIDGQAITTAEQLQNVVENSRLGQVLQVKVQRGNQTQQLSVRTAELQNAS from the coding sequence ATGAGATTTCCCAAACTAACCCGGTCTATACGCCAACTCAGTTCCCATGTTTTAGCCATATTTCTAGGAGTTGTGCTAACTTTTACCACTCTGCGGGTGTTACCTTCGGAAGCTGAACCAGCACCCAAGGCTACAACTGCAAATCCATCAGAATTGCTGGCGCAACGTCAATCACCAGCTTCATCGGTTATAGGTAGCAGCAGCTTTGTCACAGCCGCCGTTAATCGTGTGGGGCCAGCAGTGGTGCGGATTGACACAGAACGCACAATTACCCGTCGCAACGATCCGTTCTTTGAAGACCCATTTTTCCGCCAGTTTTTCGGTGATGGTTTCTCTCAACAGCCATCGAGAGAACAATTGCGCGGTTTGGGTTCTGGCTTCATTTTGGATAAGAGTGGATTAGTTCTTACCAATGCCCATGTAGTTGATAAAGCCGATCGCGTCACAGTTCGACTTAAAGATGGTCGCACCTTTGATGGCAAAGTTCAAGGTATTGATGAAGTTACAGATTTGGCGGTAGTTAAAATTAATGCCGGGAATGATTTACCAGTTGCTCCCCTAGGTTCTTCTAGTAATGTACAGGTGGGAGACTGGGCGATCGCAGTTGGTAATCCTTTAGGATTTGATAATACCGTCACTTTGGGAATTGTCAGCACCCTCAAGCGTTCTAGCGCCCAAGTGGGGATTACAGATAAACGTCTAGAGTTTATTCAAACTGACGCAGCGATTAACCCTGGTAACTCTGGCGGGCCGTTATTAAATGGTACAGGTGAAGTAATTGGGATTAATACCGCCATTCGTGCTGATGCTATGGGGATTGGCTTTGCTATTCCCATAGATAAAGCAAAGGCGATCGCAGAACAACTGCAACGTACTGGTAAAGTTGCTCACCCCTATTTAGGTGTGCAAATGGTATCTTTAACACCCGAGTTAGCCAAGCAGAACAACACAGATCCTAACTCTCCTATTCAAATACCAGAAGTTAACGGAGTTTTAGTGATGCGAGTTGTACCCAATTCCCCAGCTGCATCTGCTGGTATTCGACGCGGGGATGTAATTGTCCAAATTGATGGACAAGCAATTACCACTGCGGAACAGTTGCAGAATGTTGTCGAAAATAGTCGACTCGGTCAAGTGTTGCAGGTAAAAGTGCAACGAGGTAATCAAACACAACAACTATCAGTCCGCACTGCTGAGTTACAAAATGCTTCGTAA
- a CDS encoding metal-sensing transcriptional repressor, whose product MNGNRSPEESLSTSQPAEHSHNHSKDHEHSDHHSVHGDSVHPHVHSEESLKRIVNRLSRIEGHIRGIKTMVQQNSPCPDVLLQIAAVRGALDRVARIVLDEHLTECIARAAQEGNIDTEIAELKAALDRFLP is encoded by the coding sequence ATGAATGGAAACCGATCGCCTGAAGAATCCTTGAGTACATCTCAACCAGCAGAACACTCGCACAATCACAGTAAAGATCACGAACATTCCGATCATCATTCTGTGCATGGAGACTCGGTACATCCTCACGTGCATAGCGAAGAGTCTTTAAAGCGAATTGTAAATCGGCTTTCGCGTATAGAGGGTCACATTCGTGGTATTAAAACAATGGTGCAGCAAAATAGCCCTTGTCCGGATGTTTTATTGCAAATAGCCGCAGTCAGGGGTGCATTGGATCGGGTAGCGCGAATTGTGCTCGATGAACATTTAACTGAGTGTATTGCTAGAGCTGCCCAAGAAGGTAATATTGATACGGAAATTGCCGAACTTAAGGCAGCTTTAGATAGGTTTTTGCCTTAG
- the menH gene encoding 2-succinyl-6-hydroxy-2,4-cyclohexadiene-1-carboxylate synthase — MPLTNYKFNYSFIKNYNKPVILFLHGFMGKIDEFDEAITLLFDEFSYLTIDLPGHGRTQVLGTDECYTMPYIAHALINLLDELQISRCFLVGYSMGGRLALYLTLHFPERFFKVVLESASPGLATEAERLARIQYDYHIGRKLIRSLETSDFENFLSNWYSQPIFGDIKNHPKYELMLESRLQNHPLELDKSLRFMGTGYQPSLWEELKQSKNPLLLLVGEYDEKFIDINQKIADICKNAQLKVIKNAGHNTHFENTSEFVQNLRTFLA; from the coding sequence ATGCCTTTAACAAATTATAAATTTAACTACTCTTTCATTAAAAACTACAATAAGCCGGTAATTCTTTTTTTGCATGGCTTTATGGGAAAAATTGATGAATTTGATGAAGCCATCACCTTATTATTTGATGAATTCTCTTATTTGACTATTGACCTCCCTGGGCATGGCAGAACGCAAGTTTTAGGAACTGATGAATGCTATACAATGCCATACATCGCTCATGCATTAATTAACTTGTTAGATGAACTGCAAATTAGCAGATGCTTTTTAGTTGGCTATTCAATGGGTGGGCGATTAGCTTTATATCTTACCCTGCATTTCCCAGAACGTTTTTTTAAAGTGGTACTAGAATCTGCTTCTCCAGGTTTAGCAACAGAAGCAGAAAGGTTAGCGCGTATTCAATATGATTATCATATAGGCAGAAAATTAATCAGAAGTCTTGAGACAAGTGATTTTGAAAATTTCTTATCAAATTGGTATAGTCAACCGATTTTTGGTGATATCAAAAATCATCCCAAATACGAATTGATGCTCGAGAGTCGCTTGCAAAATCATCCTCTAGAATTAGATAAATCCCTACGTTTTATGGGTACGGGATATCAACCTTCTTTATGGGAAGAACTCAAACAAAGTAAGAATCCTCTGCTGCTATTGGTTGGGGAATATGATGAAAAGTTTATAGATATTAATCAGAAAATAGCTGATATCTGTAAAAATGCTCAATTAAAGGTAATTAAAAATGCTGGGCACAATACTCACTTTGAAAATACCAGCGAATTTGTACAAAATCTCCGCACATTTTTAGCGTAG
- the hemL gene encoding glutamate-1-semialdehyde 2,1-aminomutase: protein MVNTSIKTTKSQEIFAAAQNLMPGGVSSPVRAFKSVGGQPIVFDRVKGAYIWDVDGNQYIDYVGTWGPAICGHAHPEVIAALHEALEKGTSFGAPSALENVLAEMVIDAVPSIEMVRFVNSGTEACMAVLRLMRAFTNREKIIKFEGCYHGHADMFLVKAGSGVATLGLPDSPGVPKSATASTLTAPFNDLEAVKALFEENRDEIAGVILEPVVGNAGFIPPDAGFLEGLRELTHEHGALLVFDEVMTGFRIAYGGAQQKFGVTPDLTTLGKVIGGGLPVGAYGGRRDIMSMVAPAGPVYQAGTLSGNPLAMTAGIKTLELLQKPGTYDYLERITKKLADGLLQIAQETGHAACGGHISAMFGLFFTAGPVHNYEDAKSADTAKFGRFHRGMLERGIYLAPSQFEAGFTSFAHTDEDIDQTLAVAREVLSSL from the coding sequence TTGGTAAATACGTCGATTAAAACCACAAAATCACAAGAGATTTTCGCCGCTGCCCAAAATCTCATGCCTGGAGGAGTTAGTTCCCCAGTCCGTGCCTTCAAATCTGTCGGTGGACAGCCAATTGTGTTTGATCGCGTCAAAGGCGCATACATTTGGGATGTTGATGGTAATCAATACATCGACTATGTAGGTACTTGGGGCCCTGCTATTTGTGGTCATGCTCATCCAGAAGTAATTGCCGCGCTACATGAAGCCTTGGAAAAAGGCACCAGTTTCGGTGCGCCTTCTGCACTGGAAAATGTTTTAGCAGAAATGGTCATTGATGCCGTTCCCAGCATCGAAATGGTCAGATTCGTGAATTCTGGAACTGAAGCTTGTATGGCTGTGTTACGGCTCATGCGGGCGTTTACCAATCGGGAAAAAATCATCAAGTTTGAAGGCTGCTACCACGGACACGCTGATATGTTCTTGGTAAAAGCTGGTTCTGGTGTGGCGACACTCGGCTTACCCGACTCCCCAGGAGTACCAAAATCGGCAACTGCTAGTACTCTCACAGCTCCTTTCAATGATTTGGAAGCTGTGAAGGCTTTGTTTGAAGAAAACCGTGATGAAATTGCTGGTGTGATTTTAGAGCCAGTGGTGGGCAATGCTGGGTTTATTCCTCCCGACGCAGGATTCTTGGAAGGCTTACGGGAACTTACCCATGAACATGGCGCATTATTAGTCTTTGACGAAGTCATGACAGGCTTCCGCATCGCTTATGGTGGCGCGCAACAAAAATTTGGCGTTACCCCCGATTTGACCACCTTGGGTAAAGTTATCGGTGGTGGCTTACCTGTGGGAGCTTATGGCGGTCGTCGCGATATTATGTCAATGGTTGCCCCTGCTGGCCCTGTATATCAAGCTGGGACACTTTCTGGTAACCCCCTAGCGATGACAGCAGGGATTAAAACTCTAGAATTGCTGCAAAAACCTGGTACTTATGACTACCTAGAGCGCATTACCAAAAAGCTAGCAGATGGCTTACTGCAAATTGCTCAAGAAACTGGTCATGCAGCTTGTGGCGGTCATATCAGCGCCATGTTTGGCTTATTCTTCACAGCAGGCCCAGTGCATAACTACGAAGATGCGAAAAGTGCGGATACAGCTAAATTCGGACGTTTCCATCGCGGTATGTTAGAGCGTGGTATTTACCTAGCACCATCTCAATTTGAGGCTGGGTTTACTTCTTTTGCTCACACCGATGAAGATATTGACCAAACTTTAGCCGTAGCAAGGGAAGTACTTTCTAGCCTGTAA
- a CDS encoding ChaB family protein → MLYQSNQDLPVEIRSRLSEAYQDLYRAAFNSAVHWYGEAAKAHKVALSAVKMQSAMDKNALV, encoded by the coding sequence ATGTTATACCAGTCGAATCAAGATTTGCCTGTAGAAATTCGCTCGCGATTATCTGAGGCATACCAGGATCTTTATCGGGCGGCTTTTAACTCGGCAGTTCACTGGTATGGTGAAGCCGCAAAAGCGCATAAGGTGGCATTGAGTGCGGTAAAGATGCAATCTGCTATGGATAAGAATGCTCTAGTTTAA
- the hisIE gene encoding bifunctional phosphoribosyl-AMP cyclohydrolase/phosphoribosyl-ATP diphosphatase HisIE produces the protein MFSKEPHSLHNAIPVEKIRYDEQGLVPAIVQDYLDGTVLMMAWMNRESLQKTLETGETWFWSRSRQELWHKGATSGHLQKVQSIRYDCDSDALLIGIEQIGDIACHTGERSCFHQIDGQIVAPPGDTLSQLFQVICDRRDNPTESSYTCKLFAGGDNKILKKIGEETAEVVMAFKDDDADAIAGEVADLLYHTLVALAHHKVDVKAVYRKLQERRK, from the coding sequence ATGTTCTCTAAAGAACCGCATTCACTACACAACGCCATCCCCGTTGAAAAAATTCGTTATGACGAACAAGGTCTAGTACCGGCAATAGTTCAAGATTATCTTGATGGCACTGTCTTGATGATGGCGTGGATGAATCGGGAGTCTTTACAAAAAACTTTAGAAACCGGAGAAACTTGGTTTTGGAGTCGATCGCGTCAAGAATTGTGGCATAAAGGGGCGACTTCTGGTCATCTGCAAAAAGTGCAAAGTATCCGTTATGACTGCGATAGTGATGCACTCCTCATTGGCATAGAACAGATAGGAGATATTGCTTGCCATACAGGAGAGCGCAGTTGCTTCCATCAAATAGATGGGCAAATAGTAGCCCCACCAGGCGATACATTGTCACAATTATTTCAAGTAATCTGCGATCGCCGTGACAATCCTACGGAGAGTTCCTACACCTGCAAGTTATTTGCTGGCGGTGATAACAAGATTTTGAAAAAAATAGGTGAAGAAACTGCTGAGGTTGTCATGGCATTTAAGGATGATGATGCCGATGCGATCGCAGGTGAAGTTGCAGATTTGCTCTATCATACTTTGGTCGCTTTAGCACATCATAAAGTTGATGTCAAAGCCGTTTATCGGAAGTTGCAAGAACGGCGGAAATGA
- a CDS encoding Uma2 family endonuclease: protein MVAQPETKHYTVEEYLELEVASDIRNEYRYGEITPMTCGTPDHNDIASNLVAILKGGLRGKPYRVFILDQRLWIPGTNLYTYPDAMVLPKPLELQTGRKDTVVNPCFIAEVLSKSTQNYDRGEKFVAYRKIPTFQEYLLIDQYCIHVEHHVKTGAHQWLFSEYDDPNVTLSLSTFELQIQIAELYENIDFSNV from the coding sequence ATGGTTGCTCAACCTGAGACAAAACACTACACCGTTGAAGAGTACCTGGAACTCGAAGTTGCCTCCGACATCCGCAACGAATATCGCTATGGAGAGATTACCCCTATGACGTGTGGAACCCCAGACCATAATGATATTGCCAGCAACCTTGTGGCTATCCTGAAAGGAGGATTGCGGGGAAAGCCATACCGTGTATTTATCCTGGATCAGCGACTCTGGATTCCCGGTACAAATCTCTATACTTACCCTGATGCGATGGTTCTGCCCAAACCCTTAGAACTTCAAACTGGACGCAAAGATACTGTCGTAAATCCCTGCTTTATCGCTGAAGTGTTGTCTAAATCTACCCAAAACTATGACCGTGGCGAGAAATTCGTTGCCTATCGTAAAATTCCTACCTTCCAAGAATACCTGCTGATCGATCAATATTGCATACACGTTGAGCATCATGTCAAAACAGGCGCTCATCAGTGGCTATTTTCAGAATACGATGACCCAAATGTCACCCTTTCTTTAAGTACCTTTGAGTTGCAAATTCAAATTGCAGAACTTTACGAAAATATTGATTTTTCAAACGTTTAA
- a CDS encoding type II toxin-antitoxin system RelE family toxin has protein sequence MVDRPLIQVDASLTFNRNIRTLAKKYRSIRNDIQPVIEQLQQGELPGDQIPGVGYTVFKLRVRNSDTQKGKSGGYRLIYYVKTATGIILLTIYTKSEQVDIAADDIQSIITDYEQRTLTEQDDISDNS, from the coding sequence ATGGTTGATCGGCCTTTGATTCAAGTTGACGCTTCGCTAACATTCAACCGAAATATACGCACTCTTGCTAAGAAATATCGCAGTATTAGAAATGATATACAACCTGTTATCGAACAACTTCAGCAGGGAGAGTTACCAGGAGATCAAATACCTGGTGTTGGTTATACAGTCTTCAAGTTGAGAGTCCGAAATAGCGACACTCAAAAAGGTAAAAGTGGTGGCTATCGTTTAATTTACTACGTCAAAACAGCAACAGGAATCATTTTACTGACCATTTACACAAAATCTGAACAAGTCGATATCGCCGCAGATGACATTCAGAGCATCATTACAGACTATGAGCAACGGACTCTCACCGAGCAAGATGATATCTCAGACAATAGCTAG
- a CDS encoding ShlB/FhaC/HecB family hemolysin secretion/activation protein, with amino-acid sequence MKKSIKNNLNSEILIPQSKKIYQKIDALGSIRKKSIKCRYQRQFLATVHQAFNYIVNRKFFISFLYQSFGFKSSLFILHLIGILAITGLKATANQTSTELKVLSSESQNSPESQSSAELKVLSPEFQNSAESKVLSPESKPNYQLPITNYQLPITQSPTPQPPETTPPEFSPPNPPPAVTPTTPERFFVRKINVVDSTVFTEQQLNQVVQPFEGRELTVEELRKAADAVTQLYLNNNYINSRAIPVTQQAGNTDGVAVIRIIEGRLSEIEVQGTKRLNPGYVRDRIQLGAEIPLNTIKLEEKLKLLRLDPLFNNVEASLRPTGKVGESILIVRVDEANPFVSSFSIDNYSPPSIGSERLGIQLLHRNLTGIGDEIAGAYYRTLTGGSDRFDFSYQIPLNAMDGKLRLRVAPNRNEITQPPFDQFGIKGDQDVYEISYRQPLMRSPKEEFALSFGFTYEDGQTFLFDQLPTPFGIGPDANGVSRTSVFKFSQDYVRRDPRGAWLLQSQFSLGTGLFDATINSDPIPDSRFFSWLGQIQRVQQLNNDHLLIVQADLQLTPDSLLPSQQFVIGGGQSVRGYRQNVRSGDNGFRFAIEDRITVQRNKAGLSTLQVIPFVDLGAVWNQSDNPNKLPNQTFLASAGLGLLWNQALGIDKLTMRLDYGIPFVDLSDRGNNAQDDGFYFSIRYQP; translated from the coding sequence ATGAAAAAAAGTATAAAAAATAATCTTAATTCTGAAATTTTAATTCCGCAAAGTAAGAAAATATATCAAAAAATTGATGCTTTGGGAAGTATCCGCAAGAAATCAATAAAATGTCGATATCAACGGCAGTTTTTAGCTACCGTCCATCAAGCTTTTAACTATATTGTTAATAGGAAATTTTTTATATCATTCTTGTATCAAAGTTTTGGTTTTAAAAGCAGTTTATTCATTCTGCATTTAATTGGAATACTTGCCATCACAGGCTTGAAAGCCACAGCCAACCAAACCAGTACTGAGTTAAAAGTACTGAGTTCCGAGTCGCAAAACAGTCCTGAGTCTCAAAGCAGTGCTGAGTTAAAAGTCCTGAGTCCTGAGTTTCAAAACAGTGCTGAGTCAAAAGTCCTGAGTCCTGAGTCAAAACCCAATTACCAATTACCAATTACCAATTACCAATTACCAATTACCCAATCCCCAACCCCCCAACCGCCAGAAACTACCCCGCCGGAATTTAGCCCCCCCAACCCGCCACCAGCAGTCACACCAACAACTCCTGAGAGATTTTTCGTCCGCAAAATTAATGTTGTAGATAGCACCGTATTTACAGAACAACAATTAAATCAGGTTGTTCAGCCATTTGAAGGGCGGGAATTAACAGTAGAGGAATTGCGGAAAGCTGCTGATGCTGTGACTCAGCTTTATCTGAACAATAACTATATAAATTCCCGGGCGATTCCCGTAACGCAACAGGCTGGAAATACAGATGGTGTGGCGGTAATTCGCATTATTGAAGGGCGGTTGTCAGAAATTGAGGTGCAAGGAACAAAGCGCTTAAATCCTGGATATGTGCGCGATCGCATTCAATTAGGTGCAGAGATTCCCTTAAATACAATTAAGCTAGAAGAAAAGCTCAAGTTACTGCGACTCGATCCACTATTTAATAATGTAGAAGCCAGCCTGCGCCCTACGGGAAAAGTTGGTGAAAGTATTCTTATCGTCAGGGTTGATGAAGCCAATCCTTTTGTCAGCAGCTTCAGTATCGATAACTATTCACCGCCTAGTATTGGTTCAGAAAGGTTAGGAATCCAACTACTTCACCGCAACTTAACTGGGATAGGAGATGAAATCGCAGGTGCTTATTATCGCACCCTGACAGGTGGTTCCGATCGCTTTGATTTTAGCTATCAAATTCCCCTAAATGCGATGGATGGGAAGTTACGCCTGCGAGTTGCACCCAATCGCAACGAAATTACCCAGCCACCTTTTGACCAGTTTGGGATCAAAGGCGATCAAGATGTTTATGAAATTAGTTATCGTCAGCCGTTAATGCGATCACCTAAAGAAGAATTTGCCTTGTCTTTCGGCTTTACTTATGAAGATGGGCAAACTTTTCTCTTCGATCAACTTCCCACTCCCTTTGGTATCGGCCCTGATGCTAATGGCGTTAGTCGTACCAGTGTATTTAAGTTTAGCCAAGATTATGTCCGACGCGACCCGCGCGGCGCTTGGCTGTTACAATCGCAGTTTAGTTTAGGCACTGGTTTATTTGATGCCACGATTAATAGTGATCCCATTCCTGATAGTCGTTTTTTCAGTTGGCTAGGTCAAATCCAGCGCGTACAGCAGCTAAATAACGATCATCTATTAATTGTCCAAGCAGACTTGCAACTCACACCAGATAGTTTGTTACCTTCCCAGCAATTCGTCATTGGTGGCGGACAATCTGTGCGCGGCTATCGGCAAAATGTCCGTTCTGGCGATAATGGATTCCGTTTTGCAATTGAAGACAGAATTACAGTGCAACGCAATAAAGCCGGATTATCCACCCTACAGGTGATACCGTTTGTTGATTTAGGCGCTGTTTGGAATCAATCAGACAATCCCAATAAGCTACCCAATCAAACATTTTTAGCCAGTGCCGGCTTAGGGCTATTGTGGAATCAAGCCTTGGGCATTGATAAATTAACCATGCGCCTAGATTATGGCATCCCCTTTGTAGATTTAAGCGATCGCGGTAATAATGCTCAAGATGATGGGTTTTACTTTAGTATCCGCTATCAACCTTAA